From one Microcoleus sp. bin38.metabat.b11b12b14.051 genomic stretch:
- a CDS encoding glycoside hydrolase family 104 protein: MYAPEHLGSHLQPIEDIELIRLWVERQSHRSKRFSWQAANRFRLFVEKPLAAVTLTDVQTFAAAMRVRKVPPRFYKQTLLALKSLFAFGQQTRILPAVIPLDAWPVRQPNEQSKRLRLRLRWSLCICLCFFLGRITPKLWGQTVSAEISPPPKRLSIPTESSPSPQPLPSVAAEDKVATDDSIERDRVKAFLDTIAAAEGTASPDGYHTQYTGTKFASFSDHPREMRCGRRYGTKLCSDAAGRYQFLSTTWDRFAKKFSLTDFSPQNQDFVAVELIREKGALEDIEAGRLESAVKKLAYIWPSFRRFGGSVDSSMPKLEQMYLQNLGIYRPELVVSH; encoded by the coding sequence TTGTACGCACCCGAACATCTGGGAAGCCATCTGCAACCCATAGAAGACATCGAGCTAATTCGCCTCTGGGTGGAACGCCAATCCCACCGCAGCAAGCGCTTTAGCTGGCAGGCGGCAAACCGTTTCCGGCTGTTTGTAGAAAAACCTCTCGCAGCAGTGACTCTGACAGATGTCCAGACTTTCGCCGCAGCGATGAGGGTTCGCAAAGTTCCACCCCGTTTCTACAAGCAAACCTTGCTAGCGCTGAAATCTCTGTTCGCCTTCGGCCAGCAAACGAGAATCTTGCCCGCAGTCATTCCGTTGGATGCGTGGCCAGTGCGACAGCCCAACGAGCAGTCCAAACGCCTCCGCTTAAGGCTGCGGTGGAGTTTGTGCATCTGTCTGTGCTTTTTTTTGGGTAGAATCACCCCAAAACTTTGGGGTCAAACAGTCTCAGCAGAAATATCGCCACCTCCGAAACGCCTGAGTATCCCGACAGAAAGTTCGCCCTCTCCCCAGCCGTTGCCGTCGGTTGCTGCTGAGGATAAAGTTGCAACTGACGATAGCATCGAGCGCGATCGAGTCAAAGCCTTTCTCGACACCATCGCCGCCGCCGAAGGCACCGCTAGTCCCGACGGCTACCACACCCAGTACACCGGCACCAAATTTGCCAGTTTCAGCGATCATCCCAGAGAAATGAGATGCGGCCGCCGCTACGGCACAAAGCTATGTTCCGACGCTGCGGGGCGCTATCAGTTTCTGAGCACAACTTGGGACAGATTCGCCAAAAAATTTAGCCTCACCGATTTTAGCCCCCAAAATCAAGATTTTGTAGCCGTAGAGTTAATCCGAGAAAAAGGTGCCTTAGAAGATATAGAAGCGGGTCGATTGGAGTCAGCAGTCAAAAAACTCGCTTACATTTGGCCTTCTTTTCGGCGTTTTGGCGGTTCCGTGGACTCGTCGATGCCCAAACTCGAACAAATGTACCTCCAAAATTTAGGGATTTACCGCCCTGAATTGGTTGTCAGCCATTAG
- a CDS encoding glycosyltransferase family 1 protein produces the protein MISLTKKRIALISVHGDPAVEIGKEEAGGQNVYVRQVGEALAKQGWQVDMFTRSSDRQQASIVPHSPNCRTIRLVAGPQEFIPRDELYAYLPIFVREFQKFQLESGIQCPLVHTNYWLSSWVGMELKKSQPLRQVHTYHSLAAVKYKSVSTIPMIAKTRLQVEKTLLETADRVVATSPQEKEHMRSLVSSKGNIDIIPCGTEIERFGSIGRSAARQQLGIAPQTKVVLYVGRFDPRKGIETLVRAVGLSALRQGDLKLIIGGGWREGQCDGKERDRIGSIVQELGLSDITSFPGGLSRDILPAYYAAADVCVIPSHYEPFGLVAIEAMACGTPVVASDVGGLKYTVVPRQTGLLAPPKNEALFASAIDRLLVDSAWRQQLGQAGRVRVQTYFSWDGVASQLSQLYTQLLEKAVMKLDPVSA, from the coding sequence ATGATTTCATTAACTAAAAAACGCATCGCCCTGATCTCGGTACACGGCGATCCGGCTGTGGAAATTGGCAAAGAAGAAGCGGGCGGGCAAAATGTTTACGTGCGTCAAGTAGGTGAAGCTCTGGCGAAACAGGGGTGGCAAGTTGATATGTTCACCCGATCGTCCGATCGCCAACAAGCAAGCATTGTCCCGCACAGCCCGAATTGCCGGACAATCCGCCTAGTAGCAGGGCCACAAGAATTTATTCCCCGCGACGAACTTTACGCATATTTGCCTATTTTTGTGCGCGAATTTCAGAAGTTTCAGTTAGAGTCAGGCATTCAATGTCCCTTAGTTCACACGAATTACTGGCTGTCTTCTTGGGTGGGAATGGAGTTGAAAAAATCTCAACCCCTGCGGCAAGTTCACACCTATCATTCTTTGGCAGCGGTTAAATACAAGTCGGTTTCGACAATTCCGATGATTGCCAAAACCAGGCTGCAAGTGGAAAAAACTCTTTTGGAAACAGCCGATCGCGTGGTGGCTACCAGTCCCCAGGAAAAAGAACACATGAGGTCTCTCGTGTCCTCAAAAGGCAATATAGATATTATTCCTTGCGGTACCGAAATAGAGCGGTTTGGGTCGATCGGGCGATCGGCAGCCCGCCAACAGTTGGGAATAGCCCCGCAAACCAAAGTCGTGTTGTACGTCGGCCGTTTCGATCCGCGCAAAGGCATCGAAACCTTAGTGCGCGCTGTGGGGCTGTCAGCGCTGCGCCAAGGCGATTTAAAACTAATTATCGGCGGCGGCTGGCGCGAGGGACAATGCGACGGTAAAGAGCGCGATCGCATCGGCAGCATCGTTCAAGAATTAGGCTTAAGCGACATTACCAGCTTTCCCGGTGGCTTGAGCCGAGACATTCTCCCCGCCTACTACGCCGCAGCCGATGTCTGCGTCATTCCCAGCCACTACGAACCCTTCGGTTTAGTCGCCATTGAAGCGATGGCCTGCGGCACGCCCGTAGTCGCCTCCGACGTGGGAGGGCTGAAATATACCGTAGTGCCGCGACAAACCGGTTTGCTGGCGCCGCCGAAAAATGAAGCACTGTTTGCAAGTGCGATCGATCGGCTGTTAGTTGACTCAGCATGGCGCCAGCAACTCGGACAAGCAGGCCGAGTGCGCGTCCAAACCTATTTCAGTTGGGACGGTGTAGCCTCCCAACTAAGTCAACTTTACACTCAACTGCTCGAAAAAGCCGTGATGAAACTTGACCCCGTGAGCGCTTAG